GCGAGGGCCAGATCCGCCGCGGCCCGCTCGATCACGGCGACCAGGTTCGCCAGCTCGAGCCGGCGGGCGTCAGCTTCGGTCATCGGCCCGCCCGGCCGGCTCGGCCGCGCTCGCGATCGGGCTGCCGTCGCTGCTCGACAGGATCGTGAGCCCGGCCGCGCGCAGGACGTCGAGGACCCGGGCCATCTCGCGCGTCTCGATCCGGAGCCTCACCCGCTCCGGACGCACCCCGCGACCGTGCGGCTCGATGGTGGCTCCGACCAGCCGCGCCACCTCCATCCCGAGCGAGCGGATGGCGTGGTGGGCCAGGGCCATCGCCTCCGGTCGATGGCCGATCACCACCTCGGTGTGGCGGCCCCCCACCTGGTGCCGCATGAGGGTTACCATCGCCGCGACGGCGTCGGTCTGGGTCAGGATTCCGACCAGCTTCCCGTCTTCGATGACCGGCAGGCAGCCGATGCGGCGATCGAAGAGGAGGCGCGCGGCCTTGTCGATCGCGGTGCGGGGGCTGACCACCACGACGGGCCGGCTCATGAGGGTGGAGACGGCGACGCCCGGATCGACGCCGCGGAGATCGCGGTCGGTGACCACGCCCACGACCCGGTCGCCCTCCATGACCGGCAGGTGGCGGATACGCTCGCGACGGAGGAGCCCTACCGCCTCCGCCACCGTCGTCGCCGGGGTCACGGTGTGGACGGGGCTCGACATCCAGGCCGCCACCGGAACGCTCAGGGCGCTCATGGCCTCAGGCTGCTAAGCATGCCCCTCGCGCGGTGGCAGTGCAAGTCGGCGATGCCCTCACCGTCGGAAGCCGGCCGGAGATGTCGAGACGCCGACGTCGGCAGCCACCTGCAGCCCATCCCTTAGGTGGGACCCGCGGCTGCCTGGACGCGCAGTTAGGAGGGGGCTTCCATTGCCGGTACGCTTCTTGTAGCATCTGGGCGAGTGTTCAAAGGCCGGGACCCCTGGGGTCCCGCGGCGGGTCGCCGCAGGAGCCGGTCGGGCGCCCTGGGACATCGGTCCTTCGGGCGACCCCGGGGCTGAGGAGGGAGCCGGAATGGTGCTGCCGGTCGATTCGAGTCGTCTGTGCCCTGACTGCGATATCCTCACGGAAT
The sequence above is a segment of the Candidatus Methylomirabilota bacterium genome. Coding sequences within it:
- a CDS encoding CBS domain-containing protein, which codes for MSALSVPVAAWMSSPVHTVTPATTVAEAVGLLRRERIRHLPVMEGDRVVGVVTDRDLRGVDPGVAVSTLMSRPVVVVSPRTAIDKAARLLFDRRIGCLPVIEDGKLVGILTQTDAVAAMVTLMRHQVGGRHTEVVIGHRPEAMALAHHAIRSLGMEVARLVGATIEPHGRGVRPERVRLRIETREMARVLDVLRAAGLTILSSSDGSPIASAAEPAGRADDRS